The Syngnathus typhle isolate RoL2023-S1 ecotype Sweden linkage group LG14, RoL_Styp_1.0, whole genome shotgun sequence genome segment TTaaacttttaaatgtttaagaCAAACCTTTGTTGAAAAACGTGGTTGATTATATATTTCCAAATGGAGGCTCTTCTCCCAACACACAGCCTGGAAGGGAAACAATTAGCATAATGGTTAAGCGGTGTTGTGCCTGTGACAATAAGCGATAATAACACAATAATGACACTGACGTTTTAAAATAGTTGTCAGGCGGCAGACTCTCCGGGGAAAGATTGAACTCTGTCGTCCAAAGTTTCAAATCCCGCACAAGCTGTTTGGCCGCCATCCTGCTTGACGTCAAAATGGAATtctcgctagctagctagttggATACATAAACTAACTATCGACTAGTTATTCGTAGTTACTTGTTGTACTAAACTAGTTGACTGTGGAGTTTGTAGGCTCGTAGACAATATATACTAAACACTCCCTGGACTTCTAATTTCCCGCCCGTCAACAGACGGAAACATTGTGGTCACGTGATTAGAATGCCCCGCCTATCCTCATTTTAGTTAACAACTTTATTGAAGAGCATTTTGGTTTACAACCTGTGAATCGATTAGtttatttcacttttattaataatattagcttttttttttattcgtttattggtttttatttatttgtaataaatgtacctaatgaaatgatAGTTTTTTGTGTAAacaattaaatacaaaatattgtaTGTAAGTACTGTGTCTATATAGTATATGGTCAGTTTCATTTGTATAAATGAATaaccaaatttaaaaaatataagagATTAGGCCACCATATACCATTTTGCTTCAAACACACAATAAACTGGCAATGGAGcatttttgaaataattcttatgCAATTAAAATTTTCATTGCATTTCATTAAATTGCAGCTTGAAAAGGCCTCACTAGATACTGTGAATCATgtatattttattaatttactACATAGAGTCAACTATGTGGTAATGATTTAAATGCACAGCATTAGACAAACTGAACTCAGACCAACAACTTGGTAACATTAAAGCTCAAAGTGCAGAAACCATGATAAGTGTTAACTAACATCAAGCAATGTCATATTTCAAGTGCGTTAAATAAAGTAGACTAGTGTTTACAAAATCGAAAAGTTCCCTCTTTGATTCACAATTGTGAAAACAACTCAATACCAACAATATACacttagaaaataaaatataaagccTTTCATTATGATACATGGTCTTTTCTTGAACTACATCTACAAAACCTAGCTTGCCTGAATAACATGTTAAATTGGAAAAATGTAGCAATGATAATCACGCTTCGTTGTTCAATGTCACCGAATCCTGGTAAACAGATTAAGTACCGACACAGATTCctgaaagaaaatgaacaaTGAATAAGTGAATAATCTGTCGGACATGAAGATAATCTGTTCCACAAGCTTCACCAACCTTTGTGGATCTTGTTTTACTGAACACGTTCCAAAAGCGTAACGTTTCATCTCCAGCTCCCGTAACAATCGCTTCACCGTCCGGGGACATCGCCTGACATTTCCCAAGAAAAAACATTAATAAACTTTGATAAGATGACATAAGTGATATACATCAAAAGTCATATTAAGAACAGAATAAAAGGAACTAACGAGGTAGAGAACTCTGTAGGTGTGCCCAGTGAGTTTGGCTACTTGAGTGAGCGCTGGATATTTCCACACCAAGATCTGGTTTTGAGAGTAGCCATGAGTGCTTACCTAGGAGAAGAAAATAATTTGAATTCCTATTATGATTAATTAAATATACTTTTTGACTGACCTGACAATTCACGTTGGACAGTTACTCGAAAATGAATAAAGCATGCTAGATAGCAATTATTTGTTTGAAATTGATAATATAATTCCTTAACTTCaactaatttaaaaatatatatattttttgagtcTTACCAGCTCATTTGTATGCTTGGACCATGCCAGGTTGCAGACCTGTGAGCCCGTGTCCACACACTGCAGCGGCTGCGATGTCAGCGTATTCCAGAAACGAATACAACGGTCAGCCGTGCCGCCCCCAGAGGCCAGTAGGCCATGCTGGTGCGGTGAccaggcgatggccttcactgCAGCCAGGTGATTTGTGTAAGCTTGTGCTGGGCTCAGTGAGGAGTGATTCCAAACCAGCAACTGAAATGAAGGATTGAGTGAGCGAATGCTCAGGCTGAGAGAAAATATGTGGCAGAGATACAGAATGGACTTCTCACTCTCGATAATTACAGTATATTAAAATGATATTCTGTATATATAAAATAGATGATATAAATAAACCAGCATTTGTCAAAAGTGATGTCGTAAACACAGACCTTGTTGTCGTTGCCGCCCGAAGCAAGCAGCTGATGGTCGGTGCTCCACTTCAAGCCGCACACTTCCTGCCTGTGTCCCTGCAGCCGTCTCTCTGACTGAAGTGGAGGAGTTCGAATGTCCCTCTGAAGAATCATGCGATCGCGGCTGCCCGAGGAAAGTTGGTCGGCATTCCATGCTAGCGCTCCTGAGCACAGACACCAAGTCAGTGACAACTATCCATTGACTCAATGTGTACCCGTTATTAAAATAATTCCCGACAGTGCCCAGTTGAATAAAGTAAAGGTTACCCTCATTTAAATCAAAAGTGTTATTGTCCAGCCTTCGTACACTCCTTATCATTTCATTTTACTGCAAACATTCTAACCGACTCTGGCTGAGTGTCCTTCCAGGGTGGAGAGTTTCTTCCCGCCGCCAGCATCCCAAATCTGAACGTAGCCCTTCTGAGTCCCCACCGCTACCAGGTTGCCCTTAGCATACGAAGAAACCTTTTAACAAAACATCCCCAACTCATCCACTCTTCTCCACCCACCCAAGTAAGCACTTACCCTTTCAGACCATCCGACTGAGGTGACCGAGTCCCCCTCCACGGATAAATCACACAGCCTTGTTACCTAAggaaaaaacaatgcaaaaaataatgaatacatTGATAAAGTCACAAAGAGAACCAGTTTAACCACAGCAAAAGTTACACATTATGGTGATAGCGATAATTAAATGGCAGGTGTACCTGGCTGGTACAGGCACTCCACAAGTAGACGCATGTCCCCAAGCCAACGCTGAGCACATTGAGAGATGACCAGTCCACCAAATTAAGGTAAAAGTCATCCTGGAGCTCCGGTGCGTCCAAGACTTTGAAAGGGATCTTGGGAATTTTTCTGGTTGGCTTTCTAGGTGATCGCAGCAGTTTCTGACTGCAAGAAGGAAAGTCAGAAATGTTGAAATCTCCAGGGAAGATACAACTTGAAATGTTACATTTGGAACAAAATAAAGACGTTTACCTTTTGTTACTGACAGGTGATAATGAGTATGGAGAGACGTTAGTTTCGCTGGCTGGTGATCCTCTTTTGAGCTCGAGTGTGtactgcaaaaaagaaaaacataggaGGAAGGTTTCTCTTTAATGtatcatttccttttttctttttatttaaaataatcatACAGTGAAGAGTCTTTGTTTTTCAGGTGTCAATAACTGCAAATGACTGTCTTCCGTCTGAGGGTCCTGGATCTTTTCGATTCCTGCTCCCAGGAGCTCATTTTTCAGCAGAGTAGTGTACGTCAAACCATCTGCTAAAAGCACGCACAATTAGAATTTGATACAAACAGAAATCCACAGCCATATTATTTATAGGTGTGTATATgaacatgaatgttttttttttttgtctttatgtgTCCAGGTTGTATTGCGCCCGAAACGATTTAAGATTTTGTGCGTGCTTTGTAATGCCACCAACAGAACTAGTAAATAACATAAGTAGTTGCCTTGGAATTGTTTGCTATGGAAATTAGTAAATAGAAAATCATATTCACCTTTAACAATATCGGAAGATGGTTCCTTGGCTTTCTTGTTTTGATTTGCTGACTTTTCATTTTCCTATTTGAAAACCAAAGACACTCATCATTGATTACAACTtgtgaatttgtttttgttttttaaataaaaaacaatcaatACCCTATAAACGAAACATGCTGCTACACTCTCATGATTCTGATTTGTAGTTTTGTAGCAGAGTACATACACCGAGCCTGTGGAAGTTGATGTCCCAGTTGGCCCCTGCTCGAGTGGGAATGAACCTGTCTCCGAGTTTACTGGGTGACAATATTGGGGAAGCAGCAGGTTTCTGCAAACAGTATATAAGGGATGTGTGAAAAGTGCAGTAATTGTCACTGAATCAAGTGAAATAAATGCAAGGAAACTCACAGCAGGACTCTTGTCATTTTGATGGTTGATTTGGCGCAGTAGACGGAATTCATATTGTGGGTCCATTTTGAAGTTCAGGAAAATCCTAGGAATTGTTAGATCGCATCAGTGTTATACATCTATTTGTTTGCCGATCACTAAATCGGGTCACATGACGCGCGATGAAAACACGTCTCTATCTTAACATGAGAAACGCCCATATTTGCACAT includes the following:
- the LOC133166870 gene encoding fizzy-related protein homolog isoform X3, which codes for MDPQYEFRLLRQINHQNDKSPAKPAASPILSPSKLGDRFIPTRAGANWDINFHRLGENEKSANQNKKAKEPSSDIVKADGLTYTTLLKNELLGAGIEKIQDPQTEDSHLQLLTPEKQRLFTYTLELKRGSPASETNVSPYSLSPVSNKSQKLLRSPRKPTRKIPKIPFKVLDAPELQDDFYLNLVDWSSLNVLSVGLGTCVYLWSACTSQVTRLCDLSVEGDSVTSVGWSERGNLVAVGTQKGYVQIWDAGGGKKLSTLEGHSARVGALAWNADQLSSGSRDRMILQRDIRTPPLQSERRLQGHRQEVCGLKWSTDHQLLASGGNDNKLLVWNHSSLSPAQAYTNHLAAVKAIAWSPHQHGLLASGGGTADRCIRFWNTLTSQPLQCVDTGSQVCNLAWSKHTNELVSTHGYSQNQILVWKYPALTQVAKLTGHTYRVLYLAMSPDGEAIVTGAGDETLRFWNVFSKTRSTKESVSVLNLFTRIR
- the LOC133166870 gene encoding fizzy-related protein homolog isoform X1, with protein sequence MNSVYCAKSTIKMTRVLLNLLLPQYCHPVNSETGSFPLEQGPTGTSTSTGSVYVLCYKTTNQNHESVAACFVYRENEKSANQNKKAKEPSSDIVKADGLTYTTLLKNELLGAGIEKIQDPQTEDSHLQLLTPEKQRLFTYTLELKRGSPASETNVSPYSLSPVSNKSQKLLRSPRKPTRKIPKIPFKVLDAPELQDDFYLNLVDWSSLNVLSVGLGTCVYLWSACTSQVTRLCDLSVEGDSVTSVGWSERGNLVAVGTQKGYVQIWDAGGGKKLSTLEGHSARVGALAWNADQLSSGSRDRMILQRDIRTPPLQSERRLQGHRQEVCGLKWSTDHQLLASGGNDNKLLVWNHSSLSPAQAYTNHLAAVKAIAWSPHQHGLLASGGGTADRCIRFWNTLTSQPLQCVDTGSQVCNLAWSKHTNELVSTHGYSQNQILVWKYPALTQVAKLTGHTYRVLYLAMSPDGEAIVTGAGDETLRFWNVFSKTRSTKESVSVLNLFTRIR
- the LOC133166870 gene encoding fizzy-related protein homolog isoform X2, with product MNSVYCAKSTIKMTRVLLNLLLPQYCHPVNSETGSFPLEQGPTGTSTSTGSVYVLCYKTTNQNHESVAACFVYRENEKSANQNKKAKEPSSDIVKDGLTYTTLLKNELLGAGIEKIQDPQTEDSHLQLLTPEKQRLFTYTLELKRGSPASETNVSPYSLSPVSNKSQKLLRSPRKPTRKIPKIPFKVLDAPELQDDFYLNLVDWSSLNVLSVGLGTCVYLWSACTSQVTRLCDLSVEGDSVTSVGWSERGNLVAVGTQKGYVQIWDAGGGKKLSTLEGHSARVGALAWNADQLSSGSRDRMILQRDIRTPPLQSERRLQGHRQEVCGLKWSTDHQLLASGGNDNKLLVWNHSSLSPAQAYTNHLAAVKAIAWSPHQHGLLASGGGTADRCIRFWNTLTSQPLQCVDTGSQVCNLAWSKHTNELVSTHGYSQNQILVWKYPALTQVAKLTGHTYRVLYLAMSPDGEAIVTGAGDETLRFWNVFSKTRSTKESVSVLNLFTRIR
- the LOC133166870 gene encoding fizzy-related protein homolog isoform X4, with product MDPQYEFRLLRQINHQNDKSPAKPAASPILSPSKLGDRFIPTRAGANWDINFHRLGENEKSANQNKKAKEPSSDIVKDGLTYTTLLKNELLGAGIEKIQDPQTEDSHLQLLTPEKQRLFTYTLELKRGSPASETNVSPYSLSPVSNKSQKLLRSPRKPTRKIPKIPFKVLDAPELQDDFYLNLVDWSSLNVLSVGLGTCVYLWSACTSQVTRLCDLSVEGDSVTSVGWSERGNLVAVGTQKGYVQIWDAGGGKKLSTLEGHSARVGALAWNADQLSSGSRDRMILQRDIRTPPLQSERRLQGHRQEVCGLKWSTDHQLLASGGNDNKLLVWNHSSLSPAQAYTNHLAAVKAIAWSPHQHGLLASGGGTADRCIRFWNTLTSQPLQCVDTGSQVCNLAWSKHTNELVSTHGYSQNQILVWKYPALTQVAKLTGHTYRVLYLAMSPDGEAIVTGAGDETLRFWNVFSKTRSTKESVSVLNLFTRIR